AACATTGGTCACAAAGACCAGCCTAAAAAGCAGCATTGATTCCTTTCAAAACGCCCGGCAAGTCCGGGCGTTTTGCCCTCAAGTTTCTGCCTTTCCCGCCGATAGTTAACTTTGCATCAGGTTTGTTTACCCCTTAGACGGTACGATTTAACGCTAGGTTATCCTTACAGTTATCGTTATATTTATAGATATATAACGACACTCACAGGAGCTACAAATGGCACGTACATGGTTACGCCTTTTCGCAGGGGCAACACTGACACTTTCCGTCGCCGGACATGCACTGGCTGACGAAGGTAAAATCACGGTCTTTGCGGCGGCGTCGCTGACCAACGCCATGCAGGACATTGCGGCGCAGTACAAGAAAGAGAAAAATGTTGAGGTTGTCTCTTCGTTCGCCTCTTCTTCAACGCTGGCTCGCCAGATTGAAGCCGGTGCGCCTGCCGATCTGTTTATTTCTGCCGACCAGAAATGGATGGATTACGCGGTTGAGAAAAAATCTATTGATACGGCAACCCGCGAAACTCTGCTGGGTAACAGCCTGGTCGTGGTTGCGCCAAAAGCCAGCGCACAGGGCGAGTTCACCATTAATAAAGACACCAACTGGACCAGCCTGCTGAAAGAGGGCCGTCTGGCGGTGGGCGATCCGGACCACGTTCCGGCGGGTATCTACGCGAAAGAAGCGCTGCAAAAACTGGGTGCGTGGGATACATTGTCACCAAAACTGGCTCCGGCTGAAGATGTGCGTGGCGCACTGGCGCTGGTCGAGCGCAACGAAGCACCGTTGGGCATTGTCTATGGCTCCGATGCGGTTGCCGGTAAAGGCGTGAAAGTCGTCGGTACGTTCCCGGAAGACTCGCACAAGAAAGTGGAATACCCGGTAGCCATTGTTGATGGACATAAAAATGCGACGGTCAGTGCCTTCTACGATTATCTGAAAGGGCCTGAAGCGTCAGCCATCTTTAAACGTTACGGATTTACGACTCACTAATGATATTGACCGATCCTGAATGGCAGGCCGTGCTGCTGAGCCTTAAAGTCTCTTCCCTGGCAGTTGCCTTTAGTTTGCCCTTTGGGATCTTCTTTGCCTGGTTACTGGTGCGTTGTCGGTTTCCGGGCAAAGCTCTGCTCGACAGTGTTCTCCATCTTCCTCTCGTGTTGCCGCCGGTGGTGGTCGGTTACTTATTGCTGATTGCGATGGGGC
Above is a window of Lelliottia jeotgali DNA encoding:
- a CDS encoding Molybdenum ABC transporter, periplasmic molybdenum-binding protein ModA, with translation MARTWLRLFAGATLTLSVAGHALADEGKITVFAAASLTNAMQDIAAQYKKEKNVEVVSSFASSSTLARQIEAGAPADLFISADQKWMDYAVEKKSIDTATRETLLGNSLVVVAPKASAQGEFTINKDTNWTSLLKEGRLAVGDPDHVPAGIYAKEALQKLGAWDTLSPKLAPAEDVRGALALVERNEAPLGIVYGSDAVAGKGVKVVGTFPEDSHKKVEYPVAIVDGHKNATVSAFYDYLKGPEASAIFKRYGFTTH